From a single Solenopsis invicta isolate M01_SB chromosome 4, UNIL_Sinv_3.0, whole genome shotgun sequence genomic region:
- the LOC105203494 gene encoding fatty acid synthase-like, with amino-acid sequence MRSYVTKVHMRNRTRILILPTLPSTDGNISYPKDCPFTAMLPTVPKCRKKRVLSPDGHCRPFDIKANGYSRGETVTVAYIQKMKNAKRIYAICPHIKLNNDGYKEEGLTYPSMLMQSTLLMEFYDECGIPKSCLDYIEAHGTATKVGDFQEVSALQNALCKNRETPLMIGSVKSNLGHAESASGFGQIAKIKQVIFAFIY; translated from the exons ATGCGGAGTTACGTGACAAAAGTGCACATGCGGAACCGTACGAGAATCTTGATTTTGCCTACATTGCCGTCCACGGATGGCAATATCTCCTATCCCAAAGATTGCCCATTTACGGCCATGTTACCAACTGTGCCAAAATGTCGCAAAAAAC GTGTTTTGTCACCTGACGGTCACTGCAGACCTTTCGACATCAAGGCAAACGGATATTCACGTGGTGAAACAGTGACAGTGGCATACATTCAAAAGATGAAGAATGCGAAAAGGATTTACGCCATATGTCCACATATTAAATTGAACAATGATGGCTATAAAGAAGAAGGACTAACATATCCATCGATGCTTATGCAAAGTACTTTACTGATGGAATTTTACGATGAATGCGGAATACCGAAATCATGTTTGGATTACATTGAAGCACATGGTACGGCTACCAAAGTTGGCGATTTTCAGGAAGTTAGTGCACTCCAGAACGCTTTGTGTAAAAATAGAGAAACTCCGTTAATGATTGGTTCTGTAAAATCTAATCTTGGTCATGCTGAAAGTGCGAGTGGTTTTGGTCAGATCGCCAAGATAAAACAAgtaatttttgcttttatttactaa